A region of the Candidatus Methylomirabilis oxygeniifera genome:
CACCCTACACCCTATACCCTGTTTCTTTGTGGGCTAGATGTCCAGGTTGCTGGCCTCCAGGGCATGTCGCTCAATGAAGAGCCGTCGCGGCTCCACCTGGTCGCCCATCAGGGTGGTGAAGATCTGCTCGGCGGCAACCGCATCCTCAACTGCGACACGAAGCAGTGTCCGGCTTTCCGGGTTCATCGTCGTCTGCCAAAGTTGCTCCGGGTTCATCTCTCCGAGACCCTTATACCGCTGAATCGTCAGCCCCTTTCTGGCCAAGGTCATACTTTTGTCAAGCAGATCGCTCCAGGACTCCGCAGGGGTGATATCGCCATCCGCTGCTATCTTGAAGGGAGGCTCACCAAGTCCGGACAGTGCGGCGGCTGCGCCTTCCAATTCCCGATATTCCGGTGATCCGACAAGTGTTTGATCGATCGTCGTGACGCCTCGCTGACCCTTCCCGTTACTGCCAAAGGAGAGGATCAGGCGGTAGGCCTCTTGCTCTTCGTCCCACTCCGCCCGCCCTTCGGCCGGTCCCAGTCGGTCTGCCCGTGATCGCAACGTCTCCAGCAATCTGGCCAGGAGTCGGTATGTTTTATCTTCGTCCTTCAGGGTTCCATGGAGCACGCCGCCGGCTTGCGCCAGCGCCGCCACGACACCAGGATGTCGGCCGCGCCGCTCCATCGTACGCAGACAGCTTTGCCACACCATTAACTTACGAAGGATTCCTACCAGCCGCTGCCCGGTCCATGTGGTCTCCCGGTCGCCGCCATCCACCCGGAGCGTCTCGCCGGCTGTCTCCAGCAAGAACTCTTCCATTGCCCGGTCGTTCTTCAGATACCTCTCGGCCTTCCCTCGCTTGATCTTGTACAGCGGAGGTTGCGCGATATACAGATGGCCCCCTTCGACGATTTCACGAAGGTGTCGAAAGAAGAAGGTCAGCAGCAGTGTCCGAATGTGCTCTCCGTCGACGTCGGCATCGGTCATGAGAATGATTCGATGATAGCGCAGCCGCCCGAGGTCGAACTCAGGATCGATGCCGGCCCCAAGCGCCGAGATAAGAACCCGTATCTCCGCAGAAGACAACATCTTGTCCGCCCGCGCCCGTTCAGTGTTCAGGATCTTACCCCTCAGCGGCAGGATCGCCTGAAACCGCCGGTCGCGTCCCTGTTTGGCTGAACCACCCGCCGAATCTCCTTCGACGATGTACAGCTCACAGAGGGCCGGGTCTTTCTCTGAGCAGTCGGCCAGCTTGCCCGGCAGACCATCGCCGTCGAGCGGTCCCTTCCTGCGCGCCAACTCCTTTGCCTTACGGGCCGCTTCTCTCGCACGAGCCGCCTCAGTCGCCTTTTCAACGATGCGCCGGCCGATCACCGGGTTCTCTTCCAGATATTCTGCCAGCTTTTCGTTGACAATGGTTTCCACCAAGCCCTTCATGTCGGGGTTGTTCAGGCGGGCCTTCGTCTGCCCCTCAAATTGGGGATTGGGAAGTTTCACGCTGATGACGGCGGTAAGTCCCTCTCGGATGTCGTCGCCGGTCACCGTTGCCTTCAGGTTCTTGAGCAGGTCGTGCGATGCCGCGTAGCTGTTGATTGTCCTGGTCAGGGCCGATCGGAATCCGATCAGGTGGGTGCCGCCGTCATGCGTATTGATGTTGTTGGCAAAGGAGAAGACTGTCTCGCCGTAACCGTCGTTATACTGGATGGCGACTTCAACAACCGTCGGATCGCGCTGAACCTCGATGTGGATCGGTTTGGGGTGAAGCACAACTTTATTCTCGTTGAGCAACTCGACAAACGACCGTATACCCCCGGTATAGTAGAACTCCCGCGCCTCATTGATCCGTTCGTCGGTCAGGCGAATGCGCAGGCCCTTGTTGAGAAATGCCAGCTCTCGCAGTCGATTACTGAGGGTGTCCAGGCTGAACGTGCGGTCTTCGAAAATCTCGGAGTCAGGAATGAACGTCACGCGGGTTCCGGTCTTCCGCGCTTTCCCAACCTCTTCGAGATCGCCTGTTGGTTTGCCTCGCTCATACTGCTGGAGATACCGCTTGCCGTCGCGCCAGATCTCCACCTCAAGTTGCTCTGCGAGCGCATTAACCACAGAAAGGCCAACGCCGTGCAAGCCGCCCGACACCTTGTAGGCGGAATTGTCGAACTTACCGCCGGCATGAAGCGTGGTCATCACCACCTCTACAGCCGGTCGGCCGGTCTGCTCGTGAATATCGACCGGAATGCCGCGGCCATTATCCAGAACACTGACACTATTGTCGGAGTGAATGGTCACATCCACCTGGTCGCAGTAGCCGGCAAGCGCCTCATCCACGCTGTTATCGACCACTTCGTATACCAGGTGATGAAGCCCGTCAAACCCAGTACTGCCGATATACATCGCGGGACGCTTCCGTACAGCCTCAAGCCCCTCAAGGATCCGAATCTGGGCGGCGTCGTAGACCTCGCCCTGTGACGGGAAGTCTTGTTCGACTCGGCTCACCGCAGGGATAGGGTGATCTTTCGATTCTTGGTTCATGCGGTTCGTCCTATTCGTAAATAGTGACTAGTGGCTCGTGGTGCATGATTGCTGAGGAATAGTTCGGGCCATTGGTCACACACTACAGCCTCATCGGCATAATCACACACGTATACTGCTTGTCGTCCTTGCCGGAAAATAGCGCCGGGCTGAGCGGGTCCTGTAGTCGGATCGTCGCCTGTTCGGTGGTCAGCGCACCTAGGAAGTCCAGGATGTACCGCGCGTTGAATCCCACACTCATCTCGTCATGTTGATACTCAATATCGAGAC
Encoded here:
- the gyrB gene encoding DNA gyrase subunit B (Evidence 2a : Function of homologous gene experimentally demonstrated in an other organism; PubMedId : 10223925, 1646964, 8982450; Product type e : enzyme); its protein translation is MNQESKDHPIPAVSRVEQDFPSQGEVYDAAQIRILEGLEAVRKRPAMYIGSTGFDGLHHLVYEVVDNSVDEALAGYCDQVDVTIHSDNSVSVLDNGRGIPVDIHEQTGRPAVEVVMTTLHAGGKFDNSAYKVSGGLHGVGLSVVNALAEQLEVEIWRDGKRYLQQYERGKPTGDLEEVGKARKTGTRVTFIPDSEIFEDRTFSLDTLSNRLRELAFLNKGLRIRLTDERINEAREFYYTGGIRSFVELLNENKVVLHPKPIHIEVQRDPTVVEVAIQYNDGYGETVFSFANNINTHDGGTHLIGFRSALTRTINSYAASHDLLKNLKATVTGDDIREGLTAVISVKLPNPQFEGQTKARLNNPDMKGLVETIVNEKLAEYLEENPVIGRRIVEKATEAARAREAARKAKELARRKGPLDGDGLPGKLADCSEKDPALCELYIVEGDSAGGSAKQGRDRRFQAILPLRGKILNTERARADKMLSSAEIRVLISALGAGIDPEFDLGRLRYHRIILMTDADVDGEHIRTLLLTFFFRHLREIVEGGHLYIAQPPLYKIKRGKAERYLKNDRAMEEFLLETAGETLRVDGGDRETTWTGQRLVGILRKLMVWQSCLRTMERRGRHPGVVAALAQAGGVLHGTLKDEDKTYRLLARLLETLRSRADRLGPAEGRAEWDEEQEAYRLILSFGSNGKGQRGVTTIDQTLVGSPEYRELEGAAAALSGLGEPPFKIAADGDITPAESWSDLLDKSMTLARKGLTIQRYKGLGEMNPEQLWQTTMNPESRTLLRVAVEDAVAAEQIFTTLMGDQVEPRRLFIERHALEASNLDI